ATGCTGATAGGACGGCTATTAGCGCCTGAAAACATGTCCTTCTTGTTTTTGGGTAGTGGTATGACTTTTGCAGCTTTCCATGCCCGTGGACAAACACCTTTCAGTAAACTTAGATTGAATATGTGGCATATGGGCAGTGCAATAGAGCCAGAAACCATACCCAAGAGTTTCCCATCCAGGTTATCTAATCCTGATGGTTTTTCGCCATTTATATTACTGAGAGATGTTTTTACTTTATCCACCTGTATAGTTTGAAAGACAAACTCACAATCCTTATCTCTCATGATTTTGTTGTTAatcaattgaattgaaaagttGTTATGCAATGATGTCGTCTCGCTTTTTAAATTCTCTATCTTCCTAACAAAAAAGTCATTAAAGTAGTTAGCAATATGGAGAGGCTTAGTTATGAATGAACCCTCTGCTTCTACAAAGGAGGGAGTGTTGTCCCCTGATCTTCGCATTAGCTCATTTAATGTTTTCCACAGTTTCTTTCCAtcatttttactttcatttatcctcttttgataaaacatgcttttctttttcctattAATTCTTGTTACTTGGTTTCTTAGTGCACAATATGACTTCCAATCATCTACATCACCTGATTTAATTGACACAGATTTCATTTCATCCCTCTGGGTCATCAATGCTTTCAGTTCATCATCAATCCAAGCTGCTTTTTTATTCCTTACAGTGAATTTCCTAATGGGAGCATGTTTATCAGCTACTtctaaaaacatatttgtaaaGAGTTCAAGTGCTTCATCAACATCATCAATTGTACATACATTTTTCCATTGCAGCTTATTAATGTCCCTAATAAAATCATTCtcacaaaaaaatttaaaagacCTTTTGACAAGAATTTTAGGTCCAGCTTTTGGCACCTTCACTTTCCTGGCAACAGCCACCAAATTGTGGTCACTGAAACCACTGGAACTGATACAGCTTTAGAGCACTTTTCTTTTGCATTGGTGAAAATGTGGTCAATACAAGTTGCTGATTTCTGTCCTGCACAGTTAATAAACACCCTAGTAGGTACTGTCATCATCTGAGATAAATGACACACCTTTGCAATATCACTCAGTTTCCGTTTCAATGAACACTTTGCCAAGAGCCAGTCTATATTTAAATCCCCTAATAAATACATCTCTTTATCACAGTCTGTGACTTTTTGCAACATGTAACATATATCCTCCAAGTACTGAACATTTGCACTAGGTGGTCTATAGCAACACCCTATAAGAAATGGTTTGGTGTGAGGTAAGTGTATTTGAATCCAAAGAGCCTCAATAGCTGAATTTAAAAGATCTTCTCTTATCTTAACAGGTATATGGTTCTGGATGTATATTGCCACGCCACCACCATAGCTGTTTCTATCATTTCTAAAAACATTATATCGTGAAACAGCAATTTCACTTACATCTACTGATTGATCTAAGTGAGTTTCTGAAATAGCAAGTATGTGTAAATTTTCATCTTCTAATAAGGATGACACCTCATGAACTTTATGTTTAAGACTGCATATATTAAGATGAGCTATCCTTAATCCTTTTATTCTTAATCCTTTCCTTGTATTACGGGAGATGCTTAataagtttgtgtttgtttatctGGACGATATCCTGATCTTTTCTCATAGTTTGAGACAACATGTATCCCAACTCCGAGCAGTGTTTAATTTACACCGGAACCGCTTATTTTTCAAAGATGAGAAATGTGAGTTTCACAGTTCCATGGTCTCCTTCTTAGGGTTCGTCTTCTCAGCTGGCCACTGAGATGGATCCATTAAAGGTTTCAGGAATGGCTGAGAGCCAAAACTCCGAACAGAAGCAGTTAAAACGTTTTTTAGGGTTTGCCAATTTCTGAAGCAGGTTCAAGAGAAACTACAGCTTCATCTTGGCACCTCTGCACCAATTGACTAACATTAAAAGGCCTTTCCAGTGGACAGAAGCTGCCGAGACAGCCTTCATTGGTCTGAAGACACAATTCACCTCAGCCCTGATCCTTCAAATGCCGGACCCACAGCAGCAGTTCATAGTCGAGCTGGACACCTCAGCTTCAGGGGTAGGGGCTGTCTTGTCATGACGATACACCAATGATGATAAGACGTACCCCTTTGCATTCTTTTATAGGTTGCTGACCCCAACGGAAGAAAATTATATCACGGATCAAGAACTGTTGGTGGTAAATAGCCCTGGAGGAATGGCGACACTGGCTGGAGGGAGCTACCCAACCATCGTGTGGACGGCTGACAAAACCTTGTAGTATCTGATGTCAGCTAAACATTTTGCTTTCTCCCTGATTTATCGCCCAGGCCCACAGAGTCAGAAACCCAATACTCTGTTGCGACAAATAGTTCCCCCAGGGCAAGATTCATCAGAGATGGAGGACTTCGTTCTTCCTGTTTTGGTGAGATTACGACTCAGTCAAGTACAGGTCGAAGAGGAGGTACAACGGGCATCGTCCGGAAGGATGTTTGTCAGTGCAACCTAACCTCCGCTCTAAAGTCCCTGATCCTTTGTCATTCATCTCATCTAGCCTGCCGCTCTGGAAAAGCTCATTCCTTGTACTTGGTGGAGGAGCGGTTTTGTTGACCCTCCCACTGTCCCGATGTCAGTAGCTTTTGTCTTGGCCAGCCCGGCATGTGCTCAGTCCACGATGCCTAGCCAGTATCCGGCAGGGTACCTGCACCCCTTGTCTATTCTACAAAGACCCTGGTCTCATATCTCTATGGACTTCGCATTCGGCCTTCGTCCCTCGTCCCTCCAAAGGTAAGAAGGTGATCTTGACAATAGTGGATTGTTTCTCTAAAATGGCTTATATTATTGCTCTCTCTAAATTGCATATGTCCAGAGAAATTATGGAACTCCTGGCAATCCATCTTCTCCGGTTTCATGGACTCCCTCTGGACATAGTTTCGGACCAGGGGCCACAGTTTACTTCAGGGCTGGGGTAGTAGAAGTCTAAAGGTTaaagaggtgggcttgggtctgaaGGACCCAGGTTCAATCCCTGAAGCATCTTCccccctaaaggggagtttttccttgccactattTGGcataaggtttttctcccactaggggagtttttacctgccattttttatgttatgtttatgtaataattgctcagtgctcatgttctggttctctggaaagcacctagagacaacttctgttgtaatagacgctatataaatacaagtgaactgaattgaatcgtTGTTATGATGACAACTTTATTAGATTATACCCATGAGGACACGTGGACGTGGATGTGGACATCGTCAGCATGAGCGTGTGCTGTAATTCCTCCTACAGCCGCTACCCATGCTGCTCTGCggcgttaccatggtaacacagTCACTGATACGTCAGGGTCTGAAAAGGGAACTCAGAAGGCTAAAAACAAGCTGACCTGCTACCTGATACCAAACACAAGTACTAGCGTTAACTGGACCTCTCTACCCCAGACAAATTCATTACCCATCAGCCCTGGCCGGGAAGCCCTTCCCCGCAGTCCCCCAGAACCTGCTACGTTCCACGTTTCGAGGAGCTTCTGGGTGAAAACGTGACGATTCTCTCCATTGCCGTGATGTCTGCGTTTTAAAGCGGCAGGGATCTGAGTACAGATGTTCTACAAAGAGTAACAACTAAAAACTGTAGTCCAAGTCCAGCTGGGGTCATGATGTAAAACAGGACTGCCCACGGGTGTGAACCTCAGTCACCTTCATCCTCTCCATCTTCGCAGCcttcatttttctttcatgGAGACAAAGACAGACTGAAAATAAGGACTCTAACCAGAAGGAGACCGAATCCTGGACACAGACTCGTGTTGTGGTTTCAGCTGATGCAGACACTGACCATGAAAGCTTACTACCATTACTGGAAAAGCTGAAATATGATGGCGTTTCTTAGTCTTTAAATGTTTctcagtgatgatgatgatggagagaCCAGGAGACCGAAGAACTGCAGACCACGTCCCTGAGGAGTGACGCAGAAGAAGAGTCAGCAGGACAGAAACATCTGAAGCTTCAAGAGACAGAACGACGAAGAAGAAGAGACTCACCTGGAGACGTCTCACCTGGATACGTCTCACCTGGAGACATTTCACCTAGAGACTCAGGCGGTCATCAGCAGACCTGCGGTCACTGCACAAACACAAGGACAGTCTCAGAATGATGCAGGGACCATTTTACAATGTTAACCTtcgtcctcctcatcctcaccgTCCTGGGTGTCTGGCGGCAACAGCGCGTCCTGTCTGTTGGCCAGAACGAACGCCAGAGTGGCCAAGATGGCATAGTCCAGAACTCCAAGGATGGCCAGGATGTAGGCCCAGTGGACAGAGCAGTTTCCTGGAGAGAAGCTGCTCACCTGGAGGACGACCCAGttaagtaatcagattacacatCATTTACCGCTAAACGCTCCACACGCTAACGCTAGCTCCGATACGCAAAAGGTCCTGTGCCGAcctccagggtccagatccagaaccaTATCAGGACCATTCCAGGACCTTCCAAGCTGAATAACTGGACTGCTCACTGACAACTAACAGACAGAGCTTCAGCTGGACGGTTAGGGACATGTCCATTCATCATTTGTGCCACTAACTGTtgtcttcttttgtttttccatatataaTCAGAATAAATGTGAGACATGTCCGGATGATCTCCTCACCGCTGTGAAGGGGACCACTTCCAGACCTCAGGACATACagtactgtctcagaaaattagaatattgtgattttctgtaatgcaattacaaaaacaaaaatgtcatacattctggattcattacaaatcaactgaaatattgcaagccttttattattttaatattgctgatcatggcttacagtttaagaaaactaaaatatcctatctaaaaaaaattgaatattctgggaatcttaatcttaaactgtaaaccataatcagcaatattaaaataataaaaggcttgcaatatttcagttgatttgtaatgaatccagaatgtatgacatttttttaattgcattacagaaaataaagaactttatctaCCAAGAAACTACCAAGAAAAATCAACCAGTTTAGTGCCTGGAGGACAACCATGACAGTGGTTAGAGGACAACTgggttagtggctgcaggacaACCATGATAGTGACTGAAGGACAACCGGGTTAGTGGCTGGACGTCAACCAGCTGGAGGACAACCGGGTTAGAATTAAAGAGAGAACGATGATTGAAAAGAggctgaaatgtttaaaaatgcatCCTCCTCACCGAGTCTCCGCACAGAGCTCTCATCTCTGGACTCTCCCACGAGTCCGGGAACAGAAGACACGCCAGGGCGAGACAGAAACCTGTTGGCAAAGGAGATGAGGGGAGACAGCAGAGCAGATGTCAGAGGAGACCAGACAGGAGACAACGGAGGAGACAACGGAGGAGACAACGGAGGAGACGACAAAGCTTAGCATCATAGTCTAGCAAAAGCTCTGACTGGAACCACTAACAGAAccccagtagtaccagtagaaccagtagaacGGGGCCACTGAGTGGTTAGAGTTAAAGCAAGCAgcccatgtactgaggctacagtgcTGCAGTGGTTACAGGTTTGAGTCTCAGCCTGCgcccctttgctgcatgtcgacccattctctctctctaccccatTCCTGGCTACACCTTGAATAAAGGCTACGAAAgctgcaaaaaaatctttaaaaaagaaccagtagaaccagtgaCCCACCTGCGGTCAGCTGCAACCAGGCACAGATCTTGTAGACCGTTGCGGCGCTACAGAACCGgaagagacacaaacagaagACGCTGGTCCACACCGCCCACAGAGAAACGCAGACCAACACCGCCACTGACTGGAAACACGGCAGCGGGGACAGACTGGACAGACCGCCACGACAGTCGGGGACAGGCCAGTCCGACTCCAaacacacctgtccacacacacaGGTACAGTTAGTGTTTTTACACGTGTTTACacgtatttatatatatttacatgtatttatacacgtttacatgttttagatgtatTTAGACGTATTAACACAGTTACACGTGTTTACACATATCAAGGAATATTTATACGTATTTACACGTTTTAAGGTGGATTTACACATTTACACGTATTTATACACGTTTACACGTATTTACATGTGTTTACacatatttacatgtatttaCACACGTTTAAACGTATTTGCACACGTTTAGATGTATTTACACACATTTACACGTGTTTACAGTTATTTACATGTATTTAGGCGTATTTACACATAGTTACGCGTATTTACATGTGTTTACACTTATTTAGGCGTagtaacacatttaaaaatatttaggCCTATTCACACACGTTTACACGTATTTATAAGTGTTTCTACTACTACATGTATTTACGCGTATTTACACGTTTAGACGTATTCACACGTATTTACGGGTTTACACGTATTTATACAAGTTTACACGTATTTACggatatttaaatgtatttacacaGGTTTACAGGTGTTTACACTTATTTCCACGTCTTAACACACGTTTACACGTATTTAGGCGTATTAACAATTATTTACGCGTATTTACACACGTTTACATGTATTTATGCATACTTACATGTACATGTATTTAGACATATTAACACACATTTAGGcgtatttacaaatatttatgtttacaTGTGTTTAGGCGTATTTACACGTTTTTAGGCCCAACCTGTATTTAGGCATATTTACACGTATTTACGCGTGTTTATGGATATTTACACGTATTTACGCGTATTTACACACATTAACACGTATTTAATTACAAAAGCACCGGGATTGTCCGCTCCATTGATAGGTGTTCATGGGAACTAGGAATCTTCCCTGTTGACTTCAATGTAGATAAAAGAGGAGAAGTATGAGGTCTCATACGTTCACAGTAGAACTGGTGTCTTGGCTCTGTGGTTTTACATTTACTGTGATCCGCTGGGATCGGAAGGCAAGAATTTAGGGTCATTGTCTCACCTCAAAAAGTCCCATGGTGCCGCTGGGCAGCGACGGCCCTGCCTGCTGCGTCCTGGTGTACGTGGTGCCGACCCAGGACGGCTGCACCAGGATGACCACCTGGATGATGGCGAAGCAGAGCGTGCACACAGCCCAGAGGACACCGACGGCACGGGCGCTCCGCACGAACTCCGTCTGGTAGAGACGGGAGAGGTCGGCGAGGCCAGGCGACACCGACATCACTGAAACGGAGAAGATGTCCCGTTTACAATAAAGAAGAGGTACCAAGTACCTCGTCCAGAAGATAAACGATCAGAACCAGGGAGCTGGTGGCGTGCgaggaattcaattcaattcaattcaattttatttatatagcatctattacaacagaagttgtctctaggcgctttccagagacccagaacatgacccccgagcaattattacataaacataacataaacaatggcaggtaaaaactcccctagtgggagaaaaacctcaaGCCAAACATGGAGGAATGTGGTGGTGATGGACACCACGGTGAGATGACAACATCTGGACAGAGATACAGTATGGTACCAGGTCACGTTGCCCAGAGGTGGTCCAGAAGGTCTGCAGCAGGGTTTCCCAACccaggtcctcaggacccccgtTCCTGTTTCAGCATCAGCAAACCTGGTTCTGATTAACGGTCGTCAACAACTCGTCACCAAGGTCTGGACACATCTGTTAAGGACCGGTAGGACCGGGTAGCGTCTGGAACATGCAGGGCCCGTAGGACCCGGGTTAGGAAACCCTGTTGGACATCCCTGTAAGATCAAGGGGGAACATGTGGTTATAAAGCCACCATCAGTCCAGGGGGCCGTTATAGTTCCtgtactgaccaccaggggccAACTCCAAACTGGAGACCACAACCAGGTCTAGGTTGGTCTGGAATTGTTGAGCTGAGCAGGAGAACTTAGCTTCACCAGGTGAAGGTTAACTGGAggcagggttgccacccgtcccttgaaaaacggaatcgtcccgtataaACTAAAGTAGGCGTCCCGTATGGAGCTGAAAAgtgacgcactttgtcccgtattactgtgagagtcaaaaaatagtcataaaatgccaatggaaaaaagcattgagctgttgactttttttcttctgttttactacaactgtagcctacagtcatggcctttgaggcacaaatatgtttacaagttttctacagacagaatggatgttctgctttctt
This is a stretch of genomic DNA from Cololabis saira isolate AMF1-May2022 chromosome 12, fColSai1.1, whole genome shotgun sequence. It encodes these proteins:
- the lhfpl4b gene encoding LHFPL tetraspan subfamily member 3 protein isoform X1, with translation MSVSPGLADLSRLYQTEFVRSARAVGVLWAVCTLCFAIIQVVILVQPSWVGTTYTRTQQAGPSLPSGTMGLFEVCLESDWPVPDCRGGLSSLSPLPCFQSVAVLVCVSLWAVWTSVFCLCLFRFCSAATVYKICAWLQLTAGFCLALACLLFPDSWESPEMRALCGDSVSSFSPGNCSVHWAYILAILGVLDYAILATLAFVLANRQDALLPPDTQDVTAGLLMTA
- the lhfpl4b gene encoding LHFPL tetraspan subfamily member 3 protein isoform X2 — translated: MSVSPGLADLSRLYQTEFVRSARAVGVLWAVCTLCFAIIQVVILVQPSWVGTTYTRTQQAGPSLPSGTMGLFEVCLESDWPVPDCRGGLSSLSPLPCFQSVAVLVCVSLWAVWTSVFCLCLFRFCSAATVYKICAWLQLTAGFCLALACLLFPDSWESPEMRALCGDSLLSRKLLCPLGLHPGHPWSSGLCHLGHSGVRSGQQTGRAVAARHPGRDRRSADDRLSL